One Microbacter margulisiae genomic window carries:
- a CDS encoding helix-turn-helix domain-containing protein: protein MFTAFSLLSGFLLVLFALLLWARPSSIRRANRMLSGIFLLLAALSLWMLLLYYIYGRKMDFLLPCYLPLDQVLVMFIGPLLYFYVLLLFDPLRRITARQFARHALPALPALAYVGYFISLPLKQRTGVLLDASDPRRWMENLLDYLFYLQLMPYLMVSFLKVYQQRESGYLLESKGCRANIRWLCYALLIAMAGVLLHLPLCMADDCNGMELVVGTSVIGLLAGYIFLQSIFSTGLSMQAAVEILSEPERQIKLDEQLVDDYIQRLHEILSDTRIYLNPECTLEAAAIQTNIPQHHLSHVVNVHCGKNFSDFINEYRCLHACELLESDQADRMTIEAIGLQSGFRTRVNFYSAFKKRYGKSPSDYQDELKQEKRMGRSTGAPIR, encoded by the coding sequence ATGTTCACCGCCTTTTCCCTTTTGTCCGGATTCCTGCTGGTTCTCTTTGCCCTGCTGCTGTGGGCGAGGCCATCATCTATCCGGAGGGCAAACCGGATGTTGTCAGGGATCTTCCTGCTGTTGGCGGCACTCAGCCTGTGGATGCTACTCCTTTATTATATATACGGCCGGAAGATGGACTTCCTGCTCCCGTGCTATCTTCCCCTCGACCAGGTGCTGGTGATGTTCATCGGGCCGTTGCTCTATTTTTATGTGTTGCTGTTGTTCGATCCTTTACGCCGCATCACGGCCCGGCAGTTTGCCAGGCATGCCCTCCCGGCTCTGCCTGCGCTGGCCTATGTGGGCTATTTCATCTCGCTGCCGTTGAAGCAACGCACGGGCGTGTTGCTCGATGCTTCCGACCCGCGGCGCTGGATGGAAAACCTGCTCGACTATCTTTTCTACCTCCAGTTGATGCCCTACCTGATGGTCTCTTTCCTGAAAGTGTACCAGCAACGGGAGTCCGGTTACCTGCTTGAGTCCAAGGGGTGCCGGGCGAATATCCGCTGGCTCTGCTATGCCCTCCTCATCGCGATGGCAGGTGTCCTGCTCCACCTGCCGCTTTGCATGGCAGACGACTGCAACGGGATGGAGCTTGTGGTGGGTACCTCTGTCATTGGCCTGCTGGCAGGATACATCTTCCTGCAATCCATCTTTAGCACCGGACTTTCAATGCAGGCCGCGGTAGAGATCCTGTCCGAACCGGAACGGCAAATAAAACTGGACGAGCAACTGGTGGACGACTACATACAGCGGCTGCATGAAATCCTGTCTGACACCAGGATATACCTGAACCCCGAATGCACGCTGGAAGCCGCCGCCATTCAAACCAATATCCCGCAACATCATCTCTCCCACGTGGTCAATGTGCACTGTGGCAAAAACTTTTCCGATTTCATCAACGAATACCGCTGCCTGCATGCCTGCGAACTGCTTGAAAGCGACCAAGCCGACAGGATGACCATCGAAGCCATCGGATTGCAAAGCGGATTCCGTACAAGAGTCAATTTCTATTCTGCTTTTAAGAAACGCTATGGCAAAAGCCCTTCCGATTACCAGGACGAACTGAAACAGGAGAAAAGGATGGGCAGAAGCACAGGAGCCCCCATCCGGTAG
- a CDS encoding AAA family ATPase has product MKTNAKDYLIEFARSQDSWLKALIHDTIESNGTISNERKTEIYSCFKNSKAIEVDLSNISIPSANGEIHISKLTHKKGVNALAENQTIKFNNDITILFGMNGAGKSGYFRILNELVGGNQKKEILQNIYSNTLNNIDVEIVFEDNNNQVHTINWNGQTRSLPLLDRCKVFDTSYLNGLLDVRQSDLTLIQPLGLSLFTYLVEMVDSLKNQLISDADKLRLQKPTIVTTNFSEPFQNAFSNHSLSDVVKRAIEKHFIFTDENKKLIIGLKRDVDNLKQINIVDKVSLLENNKRDLILLKKNIEEKETKLSDFLKHLNPLLIRYQEKEKASLKTKEQFELLKVIPSNNSKEWKDFIIAGEKYSNIIGDSENTCIYCRQPLRDDSAINIVRSYSLFLKDSSEQELNRVNSEISGKINEIERYSTSIQISENIDKILIDTKVVDTNLKELILQTEQAYLVIKEQLIAYLKAKTNNNAIAIPNITLLKDQLNKLLDDLQVSIDKLTKEDSEKKEKIKTLEKQIADLQESESISIQKESIIKWFDLHSKEATLRKKASIINTRQLSTLSATAHEELLTESLKTKFNEELQNIGYSNIDVYLEGAGTKKGVSSTKLTLTKNKDLKAVLSEGEQKAVALALFIAEIRIQRTSNPIILDDPVNSLDHKIAGRFAERLMELDNQIILFNHNRLFLDSFETSKTNHICKTTDTDCNNSKGKHIKIYEVISQGKNVKGVLRNYKGNHAKNHIKDAKRLLSSIPFEDEIKVSNLLRLTVECVIDEVIFNYQVPTRFSNKNSRIAWAELKSINNDSVVIDTLERIHSRVSGGEMHNGIERNENPIEVDEYNSMILDLDNILQLKA; this is encoded by the coding sequence ATGAAAACTAATGCAAAAGATTATTTGATTGAATTTGCGAGAAGCCAAGACAGCTGGTTAAAAGCATTGATTCACGACACTATTGAATCAAATGGGACAATAAGCAATGAAAGAAAAACAGAAATATACTCTTGTTTTAAGAATTCAAAAGCAATTGAAGTTGATTTATCGAACATTAGTATTCCAAGTGCAAATGGTGAGATTCATATCTCGAAACTAACACATAAAAAAGGTGTAAATGCTCTTGCAGAAAATCAAACAATTAAGTTCAATAATGATATCACTATTTTATTTGGAATGAATGGAGCCGGGAAAAGCGGATATTTTAGAATTTTAAATGAATTAGTCGGTGGCAACCAAAAGAAAGAGATATTACAAAATATATATTCAAACACATTGAACAACATAGATGTGGAAATTGTGTTTGAAGATAATAATAATCAAGTTCATACAATTAACTGGAATGGACAAACAAGATCCTTACCCTTACTAGATAGATGTAAAGTATTTGATACCTCATATTTAAATGGGCTTTTAGATGTTAGACAGTCAGATTTAACTCTTATTCAGCCTTTAGGACTGAGTCTCTTCACTTATCTTGTTGAGATGGTTGATAGCCTAAAAAATCAACTGATTTCCGATGCAGATAAATTGAGACTTCAAAAACCAACAATTGTAACAACCAACTTTTCAGAACCGTTTCAAAATGCTTTTTCAAATCACAGTTTGTCAGATGTAGTAAAAAGAGCAATAGAAAAACACTTCATATTTACTGACGAAAATAAGAAACTTATAATAGGACTTAAGAGAGATGTAGATAATCTAAAACAAATAAATATCGTTGACAAGGTTTCACTACTTGAGAACAACAAAAGAGATTTAATTTTACTAAAGAAAAATATCGAAGAAAAGGAAACCAAATTATCAGACTTCCTAAAACACTTAAATCCTTTATTGATACGATATCAAGAAAAAGAAAAGGCAAGTTTGAAAACGAAAGAACAATTTGAGTTACTCAAAGTGATTCCGTCGAATAACTCGAAAGAATGGAAAGATTTTATTATTGCAGGTGAAAAGTATTCGAATATTATAGGTGATAGTGAAAATACTTGCATTTATTGTAGACAGCCATTAAGAGATGATAGTGCAATTAATATAGTTAGATCGTATAGTTTATTTTTAAAGGATAGTTCCGAACAAGAACTAAATAGAGTTAATAGTGAAATTTCAGGAAAAATAAATGAGATTGAAAGATATTCTACTTCAATTCAAATATCCGAGAATATAGATAAAATATTGATTGATACAAAAGTTGTTGATACAAATCTTAAGGAGCTAATTTTACAAACTGAGCAGGCATATTTGGTAATAAAGGAACAATTAATTGCTTATTTAAAAGCCAAAACCAATAATAACGCAATTGCTATTCCAAATATTACACTTCTAAAAGATCAATTGAACAAGCTTTTAGATGACTTGCAAGTGTCTATTGACAAGCTTACAAAAGAGGATTCAGAGAAAAAAGAGAAAATAAAAACACTCGAAAAGCAGATTGCGGATTTACAAGAGAGTGAGTCAATCAGTATTCAAAAAGAAAGTATTATCAAATGGTTTGATTTACATTCAAAAGAAGCGACTTTGCGTAAGAAAGCTTCAATAATTAACACAAGACAGTTGAGTACTTTGTCTGCAACAGCACATGAAGAACTATTAACTGAATCTCTAAAAACTAAATTCAATGAAGAACTTCAAAATATTGGTTATTCAAATATTGATGTTTATTTGGAAGGTGCTGGAACAAAAAAAGGAGTTTCAAGTACAAAACTGACTTTGACAAAAAACAAAGATTTGAAAGCTGTCTTGAGTGAAGGTGAACAAAAAGCAGTTGCATTAGCCTTATTTATTGCTGAGATAAGAATACAAAGAACTTCAAATCCAATAATTCTTGATGATCCAGTTAATAGTCTTGACCATAAAATTGCTGGAAGATTTGCTGAACGACTTATGGAATTAGATAATCAAATCATTTTATTTAATCACAATAGACTTTTCCTAGACTCATTTGAAACTAGTAAAACCAATCATATATGTAAAACAACAGATACAGATTGCAATAATAGTAAAGGTAAACACATTAAAATATATGAAGTCATTTCCCAAGGTAAAAACGTCAAAGGTGTTTTGAGAAATTACAAAGGGAATCATGCTAAAAATCATATTAAAGACGCTAAAAGATTACTAAGTTCTATACCTTTTGAAGATGAGATAAAGGTGTCAAATTTATTACGTTTGACAGTTGAGTGTGTAATTGATGAAGTTATTTTCAACTATCAAGTTCCAACTCGTTTTAGTAATAAGAACAGTCGAATTGCATGGGCGGAATTAAAGAGCATAAATAATGACAGTGTAGTCATTGATACTTTGGAAAGGATTCATAGTAGAGTTTCAGGGGGTGAAATGCATAATGGAATCGAAAGGAACGAAAATCCTATAGAAGTTGACGAATATAACAGTATGATATTAGATTTAGACAATATATTACAATTAAAAGCCTAG
- a CDS encoding IS1182 family transposase has translation MQHIQGEERNQLQMFCLEQMVEADSFVRVIDYFVDTIDLESFGFRNVKLKEEGRPPYHPAVLMKLYFYGYRYGIRSSRKMEREARLNLEVRWLLCEQTPSARTICMFRKEYAESFKAIFRKFVFLLKELGLMEGKTIAIDSFKVRAQNSLKHNYNQKKIDRQLEYIDGRIKEFEDALDEADSQEQKTVLKDKIAVQQSRMEKYQAIEAELKETGKDQISTTDQDAQSVVLQRGITVVGYNIQASVDAKNKLIAHFDTGGVNDTNALGTVAVATKEVLQVEQMDVLADKGYHTGEQIRQCEQNGITTYVSPKEPASNDPDIFPITSFVYDTEKDCYTCPAGETLTPNGTWLTHSSKGYKSAYKFQRYNNPAKCRLCEMHSLCTKSKNNGRNIDRSEFAADVEQNNQRVKENPAYYKQRQQLAEHPWGTLKRQRGFDYVLTRGKKNVLGEVSLVFIGYNLSRFIQITEGINAFKELIKGVIAHICSQQAYLKAI, from the coding sequence ATGCAACACATACAAGGCGAAGAACGAAATCAGCTTCAAATGTTCTGTTTGGAGCAAATGGTAGAAGCCGACAGTTTCGTTCGGGTAATTGATTACTTTGTAGATACCATCGATTTGGAGAGTTTCGGATTTCGGAACGTAAAGCTGAAGGAAGAAGGTCGTCCGCCCTATCATCCTGCTGTGCTAATGAAGTTGTATTTCTATGGCTACAGGTATGGTATTCGCTCTTCTCGTAAGATGGAACGTGAAGCTAGGTTGAATCTGGAAGTTCGCTGGCTCTTGTGTGAGCAGACACCTTCGGCACGCACCATCTGTATGTTCCGAAAAGAATATGCCGAAAGCTTCAAAGCGATCTTTCGCAAGTTTGTTTTTCTGCTCAAAGAGTTGGGCTTGATGGAAGGAAAAACCATTGCCATTGATTCCTTTAAAGTGAGGGCACAAAACTCACTCAAGCACAATTACAATCAGAAAAAGATAGACCGTCAGCTGGAATATATTGACGGCAGAATAAAAGAATTTGAAGATGCACTGGACGAGGCCGATTCGCAGGAACAAAAAACAGTACTGAAAGATAAAATAGCCGTACAGCAAAGTCGCATGGAGAAATATCAGGCTATCGAAGCCGAACTCAAAGAAACAGGCAAAGACCAGATAAGCACAACAGACCAGGATGCACAATCGGTAGTGTTACAACGGGGAATAACCGTGGTGGGATATAATATACAGGCTTCGGTGGATGCCAAAAACAAGCTCATTGCCCATTTTGATACAGGAGGAGTAAACGATACCAATGCATTGGGCACAGTGGCTGTTGCCACCAAAGAAGTGTTGCAGGTGGAGCAAATGGATGTACTGGCAGACAAAGGTTATCATACAGGGGAACAGATCAGGCAGTGTGAACAAAACGGAATCACCACCTATGTGTCGCCCAAAGAGCCGGCTTCGAATGATCCGGATATTTTTCCGATAACAAGTTTTGTGTACGACACTGAAAAAGATTGTTACACTTGTCCGGCAGGAGAAACACTTACACCCAATGGCACCTGGCTCACGCATAGCAGCAAAGGATATAAGTCGGCTTACAAGTTTCAACGATACAACAACCCGGCGAAATGTCGCCTGTGCGAAATGCATAGTTTGTGTACCAAAAGTAAAAATAACGGCAGAAATATAGACCGCAGTGAGTTTGCTGCGGATGTAGAACAGAACAACCAACGAGTAAAAGAGAATCCGGCCTACTACAAACAACGCCAGCAATTGGCCGAGCATCCGTGGGGCACACTCAAACGGCAACGGGGATTTGATTACGTACTGACCCGGGGAAAGAAAAATGTATTGGGTGAAGTAAGTTTGGTATTTATCGGCTACAACCTGAGCCGGTTTATACAGATAACCGAAGGGATAAATGCCTTCAAAGAGTTAATAAAGGGAGTAATAGCTCATATTTGTTCACAACAGGCTTATTTAAAGGCGATTTAA
- a CDS encoding S1 family peptidase has translation MMEITGLDRVIYTVGRITPNGVRLLGTCFQLNKAGLFATASHVTNNDNNNLVIFVSGKTDLNTYQDTTNTLGQTVPAVIYKVDPIRDICILKIENAGFSNLRIGGTDDVKVTENVGIVGFPHCVDGRNILTFQTTVVGAKVLIESSSIKSKHLVLNIQTRPGQSGSPIFRLSDSKLIGMIIGSYAPGGAGGISLGGVDPLTLHQTTHAVSSEYILNMI, from the coding sequence ATGATGGAAATAACAGGATTAGACAGAGTGATTTACACAGTAGGTCGAATTACACCTAATGGAGTACGTTTATTAGGAACTTGCTTCCAATTAAACAAAGCTGGTTTATTTGCGACTGCTTCACATGTCACCAATAATGACAACAATAACTTGGTAATTTTCGTATCAGGAAAAACTGACCTAAATACTTATCAGGACACAACTAATACTCTTGGACAGACAGTTCCTGCAGTCATTTATAAAGTTGACCCAATAAGAGATATATGTATTTTAAAAATAGAGAATGCAGGATTTTCAAACTTACGAATTGGTGGAACAGATGATGTAAAAGTTACAGAAAATGTTGGAATTGTAGGATTTCCCCATTGTGTTGATGGAAGAAACATTCTGACATTCCAAACTACCGTCGTTGGAGCTAAAGTATTAATTGAGTCGTCGAGTATAAAATCAAAACATTTAGTTTTAAATATACAAACAAGACCTGGACAATCAGGAAGCCCTATTTTCAGGCTTTCAGATTCGAAATTAATCGGAATGATAATAGGGTCTTACGCACCTGGTGGTGCTGGAGGCATTTCATTAGGTGGAGTTGACCCATTGACATTACACCAAACAACTCACGCTGTTTCAAGTGAATATATACTAAATATGATATAA
- a CDS encoding class I SAM-dependent methyltransferase, with protein sequence MENWKTENLAETYLEGVRSAIPFAYEEIEILLRIIKSFNPNFNSFLDLGCGDGVLGKTLLTNKPQSKGVFVDFSEPMIKAAKANCQEYRNQTTFAVQDIGDINWLDKISKELPVDVVVSGFAIHHQADNNKKRIYRDIFDRVLKPGGIFLNLEQVKSATPQIESIFNEFFMDKMREFKKENNTNISIETIETEFYKDKEINILAPVEKQCDWLREIGFSQVDCFFKAFELSIFGGIKPE encoded by the coding sequence ATGGAAAATTGGAAAACAGAAAATTTAGCAGAAACTTATTTGGAAGGAGTGAGAAGTGCAATACCTTTTGCGTATGAAGAAATAGAAATATTATTGCGGATAATAAAGTCCTTCAATCCAAACTTTAATTCATTTTTAGATTTAGGGTGTGGAGACGGAGTCTTAGGAAAAACACTGTTAACAAATAAGCCCCAATCAAAAGGTGTATTTGTGGATTTTTCTGAGCCTATGATAAAAGCCGCAAAAGCAAATTGTCAGGAATATAGGAATCAAACCACTTTTGCAGTTCAAGATATTGGAGATATCAACTGGTTAGATAAGATTTCTAAAGAGTTGCCTGTTGATGTTGTGGTCTCAGGATTTGCAATTCATCACCAGGCTGATAATAATAAAAAAAGAATTTATCGGGATATTTTCGACAGGGTTTTAAAACCAGGAGGGATATTTTTAAATCTGGAACAGGTTAAATCGGCAACACCTCAGATTGAATCCATTTTCAACGAATTTTTTATGGACAAAATGAGAGAATTTAAAAAGGAAAATAATACTAATATTTCGATAGAAACAATTGAAACAGAATTCTACAAGGACAAAGAAATAAATATTTTGGCACCAGTTGAAAAACAATGTGATTGGTTAAGAGAAATCGGATTTTCACAGGTTGATTGTTTCTTTAAAGCTTTTGAACTTTCTATATTTGGAGGAATAAAACCTGAGTGA
- a CDS encoding helix-turn-helix transcriptional regulator, with amino-acid sequence MNRLDRLTSILIQLQSKRQTTAREIAKRFEVTNRTIYRDIQTLRLAGVPIGEEEGKGYFLVEGYRLPPVMFTMEEARALVTTSKILNYHTEDSLKQNYESALLKIKAVLSLNDKDKLEFLDSRIGFQKPWAPTSLYLDTIQHAITENEKLKIAYQSRGEEQLTERTIQPCAVYFSGAVWSTIAFCELRQEIREFRLDRIKELKIQQTHFKPDKTFSMEHYLEERSRRLFEPLT; translated from the coding sequence ATGAACAGACTTGACAGGCTAACAAGCATACTTATACAACTTCAATCTAAACGGCAGACAACTGCCCGTGAAATAGCTAAACGATTTGAAGTTACAAACAGGACAATTTACCGGGATATTCAAACATTACGGCTTGCAGGTGTGCCCATTGGCGAAGAAGAAGGAAAGGGGTATTTTTTAGTTGAAGGGTATCGGTTGCCACCTGTAATGTTCACCATGGAAGAAGCAAGAGCTTTGGTAACAACAAGTAAAATTTTGAACTACCATACCGAAGATTCCCTGAAACAAAATTACGAATCGGCACTTTTAAAAATCAAAGCAGTTTTATCACTCAACGACAAAGACAAATTGGAATTTTTAGATTCAAGAATCGGATTTCAAAAACCGTGGGCACCTACAAGTTTGTATTTGGACACCATCCAGCATGCAATTACAGAAAACGAAAAACTGAAAATAGCGTATCAGTCAAGAGGAGAAGAGCAACTAACGGAACGAACCATCCAACCCTGTGCAGTTTATTTCAGTGGTGCTGTTTGGTCGACTATTGCCTTTTGTGAGTTACGGCAAGAAATAAGAGAGTTTCGCCTTGACAGGATAAAAGAACTCAAAATCCAACAAACTCATTTCAAACCTGACAAGACTTTCAGCATGGAACACTATTTAGAAGAACGTTCCAGAAGATTGTTTGAACCCCTGACATAG
- a CDS encoding alpha/beta fold hydrolase yields the protein MTAKQITIRDKQVEINYFQQGQGDTTVLFLHGWCIDGTYWENQVDYFSKNYCVYAIDLPGFGKSKAERTNWTIEEYANDVTAFIDTLNLKNVVIIGHSMAGEIMLQAALTNNPKIVGVVGVDNFKFIDVTFTPEQMKQMAGFFPMLEKDFKNSAPVYADMMLFHPTTSKEVKDRVKTDFANSDPVIGYGTFMNQMQYAYTDAQRLEQLNYKLYLITSVH from the coding sequence ATGACAGCAAAACAAATCACAATCAGAGACAAACAAGTTGAAATCAATTATTTTCAACAAGGACAAGGCGACACAACAGTTCTGTTTTTACACGGTTGGTGTATTGACGGAACTTATTGGGAAAATCAAGTAGACTATTTTTCTAAAAATTACTGTGTGTACGCAATAGACCTGCCGGGCTTCGGTAAATCCAAAGCTGAAAGAACCAACTGGACAATTGAAGAATACGCCAATGATGTAACAGCATTTATCGACACACTGAACCTTAAAAATGTTGTAATCATTGGACATTCTATGGCAGGCGAAATTATGTTACAAGCGGCATTAACCAACAATCCAAAAATAGTAGGCGTTGTAGGTGTTGACAATTTCAAATTTATTGATGTTACCTTTACACCAGAACAAATGAAACAAATGGCCGGCTTTTTTCCAATGCTTGAAAAGGATTTTAAAAATTCAGCACCTGTATATGCAGATATGATGCTTTTTCACCCAACAACTTCAAAGGAAGTGAAAGACAGGGTAAAAACTGATTTTGCAAATAGCGATCCCGTTATTGGCTATGGGACATTTATGAACCAAATGCAGTATGCTTATACCGATGCACAAAGATTGGAACAGCTAAATTACAAGTTGTATTTAATCACTAGTGTCCACTAA
- a CDS encoding IS4 family transposase: protein MHKEKFVFAQLVEFLNADKFRHIVDKHQGNRYIKSFTCWNQLLVLMFGQLCNRRSLRDLAMAIGAHRGKGYHLGFGSDVKLSNLSKANTNRDYRIFEEFAYYMVGKAQSKRMDNIFKLGGKVYAFDSTTIDLCMNIYQWARFRKTKGGVKIHTLFDLETQIPMFFHITPAAVNDVNAMDVIPYEPGSFYVFDRGYNDFKRLFRINEIRSLFVVRAKNNLQCKAVRWKRRMPKNILSDSVVTFTGYMSERHYPKPIRRIVFYDEEQDRVFTFLTNAFSLDALQVVLLYKNRWQIELFFKWMKQHLNIQKFWGVTENAVRIQIYSAITAYCLVAIVHHDLKMECSIYEMLQILSMSLTDKANINDLLNKSNFNNFNERCGSSEPSLFAF, encoded by the coding sequence ATGCATAAAGAGAAGTTCGTTTTCGCCCAATTAGTCGAGTTTCTTAATGCCGATAAATTCAGGCACATTGTAGACAAGCACCAAGGAAACCGCTATATCAAGTCTTTTACCTGTTGGAATCAGCTGCTTGTTCTCATGTTCGGACAACTTTGCAACAGAAGGAGTCTGAGAGATTTGGCGATGGCTATCGGTGCGCATAGGGGTAAAGGATATCATCTGGGTTTTGGCAGTGATGTCAAGCTAAGCAATCTTTCCAAGGCAAATACCAATCGGGACTATCGCATTTTTGAAGAGTTTGCCTATTACATGGTTGGCAAAGCTCAATCAAAACGTATGGACAACATCTTCAAGCTTGGAGGTAAAGTCTATGCCTTTGATTCAACGACCATTGACTTATGTATGAACATTTATCAATGGGCTCGTTTCAGAAAGACAAAAGGTGGAGTTAAAATCCATACCCTGTTTGACCTGGAAACTCAGATCCCAATGTTCTTCCATATCACTCCTGCTGCGGTAAATGACGTAAACGCGATGGATGTGATTCCCTATGAACCAGGATCTTTTTATGTGTTTGACCGCGGGTACAACGATTTCAAACGATTGTTTAGAATCAACGAAATCAGGTCATTATTTGTGGTCAGAGCCAAGAACAATCTACAGTGCAAGGCAGTCAGATGGAAGAGAAGGATGCCGAAAAACATCCTCTCAGATTCCGTGGTGACATTCACTGGTTACATGAGCGAAAGGCATTATCCGAAGCCCATACGAAGAATTGTCTTCTACGACGAAGAGCAAGACCGAGTGTTTACATTCCTAACCAATGCTTTTAGTCTTGATGCTTTGCAAGTCGTGCTGCTTTACAAGAACAGATGGCAGATCGAGCTGTTTTTCAAGTGGATGAAGCAACACCTCAATATCCAAAAGTTTTGGGGCGTAACTGAGAATGCTGTCAGGATCCAGATTTACTCGGCTATTACCGCCTACTGCTTGGTAGCTATTGTGCATCATGACTTGAAGATGGAATGCTCCATCTACGAAATGCTTCAGATTCTCAGCATGTCACTAACGGACAAAGCCAACATAAATGATTTGCTCAACAAATCTAACTTCAACAATTTCAATGAACGATGCGGTTCAAGTGAACCAAGTTTATTTGCTTTTTAA
- a CDS encoding alpha/beta hydrolase has protein sequence METIAATGHYPMVEKPAEFNLLLEKVLTGRNEINCC, from the coding sequence GTGGAAACTATCGCTGCAACCGGACATTATCCAATGGTAGAAAAACCGGCAGAATTTAATTTACTATTAGAAAAAGTGCTGACAGGAAGGAATGAAATAAACTGTTGCTAA
- a CDS encoding ester cyclase, whose translation MNKELFLREFMIEVWNKQGFDKVEKYIHNEYHIYLDTADPWEGKTLSHIEYKKRLKYSFDSFPDMNFEITSAIEEENHVAITWILTGTNLGMIGEFPPTNKKIETKGITIYHFKDDLMSGHTQVFDRNTVAKQLGFIQ comes from the coding sequence ATGAACAAGGAACTTTTTTTGCGAGAATTTATGATCGAAGTATGGAACAAACAAGGCTTCGATAAAGTTGAGAAATATATTCATAACGAATACCATATTTATCTTGATACTGCAGATCCATGGGAAGGGAAAACTTTATCACACATCGAATATAAAAAACGGTTAAAGTATTCATTTGACTCTTTCCCTGATATGAATTTTGAAATAACTTCGGCTATTGAAGAAGAAAACCATGTGGCTATCACTTGGATTCTAACAGGGACAAATCTTGGTATGATTGGAGAATTTCCTCCCACAAACAAAAAGATAGAAACCAAAGGGATCACAATCTACCATTTTAAGGATGATTTAATGAGTGGACATACACAAGTTTTTGACAGAAATACGGTTGCTAAACAATTAGGATTTATACAATAA
- a CDS encoding GIY-YIG nuclease family protein, whose product MKTRKDIKEEYKQMKFQMGVFQIKNKSNNKVFVDHSVDMASTWNRHKFELKFGTHVNRELQKDWNEKGEDNFDFGILSELKQDDDRKVDYAKELRLLQQMIIEEMNISKELRY is encoded by the coding sequence ATGAAAACGAGGAAGGATATTAAAGAGGAATACAAGCAGATGAAATTCCAAATGGGAGTTTTTCAAATAAAAAACAAATCAAATAACAAAGTATTTGTAGACCATAGCGTTGATATGGCCTCGACATGGAACAGGCATAAATTCGAGTTAAAATTTGGTACCCATGTAAACCGGGAGCTGCAAAAAGATTGGAACGAAAAAGGAGAGGATAATTTTGATTTCGGGATCTTATCAGAATTAAAACAAGATGATGACAGAAAAGTTGACTATGCAAAGGAATTGCGGTTGCTACAACAAATGATTATCGAAGAAATGAATATCTCAAAAGAACTAAGATATTAG